One window of Sinorhizobium numidicum genomic DNA carries:
- a CDS encoding adenylate/guanylate cyclase domain-containing protein, whose translation MKIEGLLERRLTAILAANVVGYSRLMGTDEAGTLAALKRHRREFLEPKIADHKGRVVKLAGDGMLVEFSSVVNAVACAAEIQRGMLARNEGLPRTQRIDLRIGIHLGDVIVEDGDIFGEGVNVAARLEGLADPAGIAVSASVRDHVGSRLNLGFVDKGEYSLKNIAPSVRVYTVSLGDASVRKQAEPSGVTPDPGYELSIAVLPFTNMSQDPEQEYFSDGITEDIITDLSKISRLHVVARNTVFTYKGKAVKIKQVAHELGVRFILEGSVRKVGERVRITGQLIDAQTGGHLWADRYDRDLTDIFAIQDEITHAIVDQLKIKLLPEEKKAIESDPTTSVEAYTYYLRGRQFSHSWTRAYMLLARRMFLKAVELDPNYARAYAGIADCECAIRDWHEKDFPLSSILEMSARALALDPNLAEAHASRGLALHQDGQSEEAGREFRQALALDPSLYEANFHYGRYLFMQGRFDEAVQFFKRAAEIRPDDYLSPIHLMSSYRSLGVESERQRWAKIGIERAEHALERHPENSGPAHRGALALAHLGETERAKEWAARALAIDPDDVVAQYNTACVYSLVGEGERALDLLEAVVPQSSSYHLLWFKQDSDLDAIRDHSRFRALLDAIADCQC comes from the coding sequence ATGAAAATTGAGGGTCTCTTGGAACGCCGCCTGACCGCCATTCTCGCTGCCAATGTCGTGGGTTACAGCCGTCTCATGGGGACCGATGAAGCGGGCACGCTGGCGGCGCTCAAGAGGCATCGGCGGGAATTTCTGGAACCGAAGATTGCGGACCACAAGGGACGTGTCGTCAAGCTCGCCGGCGACGGCATGCTGGTCGAATTTTCGAGCGTCGTGAATGCCGTTGCTTGCGCAGCCGAAATTCAGCGCGGCATGCTCGCACGAAACGAAGGCCTGCCGAGAACCCAGCGCATCGACCTGCGAATCGGCATCCATCTCGGCGACGTCATCGTCGAGGACGGCGACATCTTTGGCGAGGGTGTCAACGTGGCGGCACGACTTGAAGGGCTCGCCGATCCTGCCGGCATAGCGGTATCCGCTTCGGTGCGCGACCACGTTGGATCGAGACTGAATCTCGGTTTCGTCGACAAGGGCGAGTACAGCTTGAAGAACATCGCGCCGAGCGTCCGCGTCTATACTGTTTCCCTTGGCGATGCTTCAGTGCGGAAGCAGGCCGAGCCATCTGGGGTGACACCTGACCCCGGCTACGAGCTGTCGATCGCTGTCCTACCCTTCACCAACATGAGCCAGGATCCCGAGCAGGAGTATTTCTCCGACGGCATCACCGAGGACATCATCACCGATCTGTCGAAGATTTCGCGCCTGCACGTCGTCGCGCGCAACACCGTCTTCACCTACAAGGGCAAGGCGGTCAAGATAAAGCAGGTCGCCCATGAACTCGGCGTTCGGTTCATTCTGGAAGGCAGCGTCCGCAAGGTGGGCGAGCGCGTACGGATCACCGGTCAGCTCATCGATGCGCAAACCGGCGGACACCTGTGGGCCGACCGGTATGATCGCGATCTGACGGATATTTTTGCGATCCAGGACGAGATCACCCACGCGATCGTCGACCAGTTGAAGATAAAGCTGCTGCCGGAAGAGAAGAAGGCGATCGAGAGTGATCCCACGACCTCTGTCGAGGCCTATACCTATTACCTGAGGGGCCGGCAGTTCTCGCATTCCTGGACGCGAGCCTACATGCTGCTTGCGCGCCGAATGTTCCTAAAGGCGGTCGAACTGGATCCGAATTACGCCCGGGCCTATGCGGGCATTGCCGATTGCGAATGCGCGATCAGGGACTGGCATGAGAAGGACTTCCCGCTCTCGAGTATTCTCGAGATGAGCGCCCGGGCGCTGGCGCTCGATCCCAATCTCGCGGAAGCGCATGCGTCGCGGGGGCTGGCACTGCATCAGGACGGGCAGTCGGAGGAGGCCGGCCGCGAGTTCCGGCAGGCGCTGGCGCTCGATCCATCGCTCTATGAGGCGAATTTCCACTACGGCCGTTACCTGTTCATGCAGGGCCGTTTCGATGAGGCGGTGCAATTCTTCAAGCGCGCCGCCGAAATCCGGCCGGACGATTATCTTTCGCCGATCCACCTGATGAGTTCCTATCGCTCGCTCGGCGTGGAATCCGAGCGGCAGCGCTGGGCGAAGATCGGCATCGAGCGGGCGGAGCACGCGCTCGAACGGCACCCAGAGAATTCAGGCCCCGCCCATCGCGGCGCCCTTGCGCTTGCGCATCTCGGCGAAACGGAACGCGCGAAGGAATGGGCCGCGCGGGCGCTGGCGATCGATCCGGACGATGTCGTCGCGCAATACAACACTGCCTGCGTCTACTCGCTTGTCGGCGAGGGCGAGCGGGCCCTGGACCTTCTCGAGGCCGTCGTGCCGCAGAGCTCCAGCTACCATCTCCTCTGGTTCAAACAGGATTCCGACCTCGACGCCATTCGCGACCATTCCCGCTTCCGAGCGCTTCTCGACGCGATAGCCGACTGCCAGTGCTGA